The genomic stretch TATGATCAGATTACTCTCCAAAAAAGCCGTTactattatttgaaatttatttaattGAAGTGCGAGATATATGTTAATAcgataaacaataaaaatgacaaatttcATTCGAAGATTTTTGTATTATTACTTACCAGTCCTGTGCTTAAATTGTGATTCACTTTTTTCTTTCTTGCATTCTTGCTAGGGATGGATTGGCCTTTTAAACTTCTTTTAGGTTGTTCGGGCGTTGTAGCTTCCAGGTGAAATGACATGCTGATCCCGTTTCCATCACTTTCTATTCTACATTTTGTCTATGCTTCGGATTATTTTGTCCAAGAAATTTCGTCGTATGTGTTTAATTTGATAGTTTAATGACTTATTCTACTGAGTTATAAAGAAAACTATCCATAAAAGACATTTTCTCACCTTCTTCTCCACCTGCTCACTCCGAGTGGTCGTGTTCAGTCTTGCACGCATCGCATCGCGCATCGCGAGTCATAATTATAAAATCCGTTCAATCAAAAGCTTCAATGTTTGCCACATAATCGAAAATTGATCAGCAACGCAGGATCTGTCATCTACGAATCAGCTTTTTCTCACTTGTTACTGTATTATATTTATTAGTCATACACACCGCTGATGGTGTTAAGTAGTTTGTTGTTACCATTTGTATATTTAACTTTATTCGAAATGGATACAGTACTCAGGCTAGCGTCGTCAGTGTAACGCAATAATTGTTTAAATGTATGCAGCAGAGCACAATGTATTTGATTTTTCCCGTGACAATACAGCCCCGCTTTCTAGCGTGTATCGGAAACGCAACGTCTATGATGCAATAATATTAAGTTGTCACTTATGCTAGTTTTTGTGTATCAAAGTGTGTGGGTATCGAACCCAGAGCCCCCGATCATCCTATTTCGTCCTATAAAGTATAATATAAGCGTATCCTTTAAAAATTTCTAGCCAATGCGAAACTGTCAACCGAAATTAATTGAAATGTAGCTATGTCGGAAAATCAACGCCGTAAGAAGCTGACCCAACTAAAACTTAAGACTTAGAGGTGAATAAAAAGCCCTCACGCGAGTATCctccaaaacaagctgacaaACCGCGCTCGTCAAATAAAAACCAGAAACTAACTGGAAACTGCGTACTCATAGGACAATCGCAACCACACCCACACGATACAGTTTACGCGCAAATGATCGGTTTTTACGGAAAAAATGCTGTTGCTACCAAAGCGCACTAACATTACGGAAGGGATTTCAGAACAAGGGTGCCGAAATAGTCGATTACTTAGAAAAAGGTGACATCCACGGTGCGACCGTCAAATCGAGAGCCATCCATGAGTTctgaaagagaaagaaaattcTATTAGTACGCAAGTCATTTTAAATCCATGTTTCACAAACTCACTTATGGCAACTTCAGCATCCCGCTCTTTGGCAAAGCGAACAACTCCCGTATCCTGACCGCGAATTTCAGCAAACTTGACTTCTCCAACGTCGCGGAACTTATCCCTCAATGTCTGCCAAGTCCAAGAAGAAGGCATCTGTACGACAACAAAAATTCTGTTAATATTTGCATTTATTCTTACCATTTAAAGACCTTACATTACGAATGATAATCGTATCGGAGACTTTCCGGTTGCCATTGTTGATATTTCCGTAGTTTCGGCCATAGTCATCATTTGGTGCCGTGCTGTAGTTTCGGACATTGGATGATCCAAGATCGTAATCATTTCCACGATTACCGCCCCCTCCGCCGCTGCCGCCAAACGCTCCAGAGGAGtaattttgattgaaattgCCTCCACCTAGACCACTATCGTTGCCACCGCCACCGCCACCACCGCCGCCAAGCGAACCTAAGCCGGCCAATGCGGACGCCCCAGATCCACCGAGTCCCGCAAGACCGCCACCGCCAAGCCCACCGGCGCCAGCAGCAGCTCCCAAATTACCCAAACCAGTTAAATTCGAAAGACCGGCGGCGGCCGCATTACTTAGGATCGAATTTTGCAAATTACCGGTCAAATTGGACAGACCAACCACACTGCTCAACTGAGCAGCAAGATTCGAATTCAGCCCAGAAAGATTACTACCGGCAGCCCCAAGCAAATTGCCAGCGAGTGGAGGTTGAACCGGAGTAGGAGCCGCATTCTGTATGGAATTGTTCTGAAGTTGATTGTTCTGCTGCAGTGACGGAAGATTACGGGCAACATCCTTCAGAGGCTCACCGTTCGGGCCCAGACCGATGCCAACACCCTTCAAACCTTCGGGCAGACGGTTCAGTTCGCCCTTCTCCAGTACGCGATCGAGACGAACGGTCATACGACGATCGAACAACATTTGGTGGTCGAACATCGAAATAGCTTGGACAGCTTCCACCGGATGATCATACTCAATGACTGCGAAACCTCGACTGTTGCCATCCTTGTCTACGGAGAGGTCCACATTCTGGACCTTACCGGCAAGTTTGAAAACTTGCTTAAGCTTTTTTGCGTCGACTTTGTAGTCAAGCTGACGAGTTTCGACGCATTTCGGATAGACGTgaataaaagaaagaaaatggaaACATACCATTGTGACTAGTGAATGAGCAAAATTACCAAAGATTGTTGTTTTACACAGAATTTGTTACGATTTGCTAAGGAGATAATTGTGAGGATGTACAATgttacaaacaaaaacaaaatttgggAAAAATTTTCGTTGCGTAGCTACTTTTACATCAACGATTAGTAATAGGCAGCTTGTGCATTAATATTTCAATGAGGATTCCAACGATCAAAAATGTAGGAAGTCAAAGAAGGCCCAACACGAgattaataattgaaaatttatgaACATTGTTGCATCACCTTGTACTTTTCTATGACTCTCTGTACTCGCAAACAAAAACATAAACGAAAAGTGGATAATTTAGCTTCAATTGAGACGGTTTTACCAAATGGCGAGCGATACAATTTCATAGTTCTTTTTGCAAAGATGGTAACAAGAGAAATCAGTACATTTGGCCAATCAAACAAAGCAGCAAACGGAACAATTCTGTCTGTGGTGATCGAGTAAGAAAACAAACTAAATAACCATACTCACATTCGCGATGAAAATACGGGTATGCAGAGGCCCCTGAATACCGAGACCTTccaaaaacttgatgctgagaCCGTAGGTATTGAAGTCCGGATTGAAGCCAACGCCATCGTCACGTCCCGAGCTGAGAGAGCAGAACACCGTACAGAACAACAGAAATAAAATGATGATGATATGATTTGCCAAAACGCAGGTGCGCTACAGAAATTCCTACTGTCAATTGTAAGGTAGTTTTTTAGGGATTGATGATGGTATTTGTTTCGACCATTGCAGAGCGCAGACAGTCGTGGAAAAATCCGGAGGATGCTACATTTTTACCTGCCAAACAACCTAGCTTGAAGAAGAGATTTTATTCGATTTGACAACAAAATCTTTATAGATGCCGAACCTTTTAGTGATaatcattttcgaaacaaataaAGCGCTATCGACCAAAACAGCAAACGATGCTTTCCTCACAGTACCGGACGATAGATTGTTCGAATAAACTCTCTTCTCATGTATGAAATCTTACTCACTAAAGAATACCAAACCAACACATACATTCGGTCGTCATCTCGATCCCGCCGACGATTATCGTTGCCTCCGTCGCGTTCATTGCCGCGGAACGATTTTGGCACAACGCGGCCATATTTGTCCCGCTCGTTACCGTAGTCCTCCTTGATAACCAGCTGCCGCCCGTTGATATCGAAACGATTCATCTTATCCAAGGCCAGCTGAACGTGTTCCGCCTTTTCAAACTCAACAATTCCGCAGCCACGGGGCTTGTTGGATTCGTCGTGGAATAACTCAACAAAAGACACATCTCCAACCTCTTTACGAAACAGATCCTTAAGATCCTGCCAGCGGTACTCATACGGTACGTTGGATACGTAAATTCGTCGGCAGTCACTACGATCACGGTCGCGGCTGCGGTCACGATCGTTACTGTAGCGAGAGTTGTTGCGCCCACGATCGCTGCGACGGGAGCGGTCACGATTGTTTTGATCGTTGTTATCGTTATCCATGctgagcaaaattaaaaaccactAAATTCGACCGAAGAGATGTCTACCACTTAAATGTTGTAACAAGAATTTAATCGCCGCAAAAGAAGTGAAGATTGCCGAGTTAAACGACGCACAGCTACGAAAGATAAATAAACAGTAGGTAAACAACGCTTTGGTTAGGTACAACCGGAAACCGGACAGCCTTGCGGAAAAAAATGAAGCAAACCAGTATGGCGGCGCACGAGCCCCATTTTTCACCTGATGGCGGAAGCCGACTTTACTACGAGAACATTTTTCGCCAAAAAACTTACGAAAAACACATCCACGTACGAAATTCACATCGCAAAACATACCTGATGACCTCCGCTACAAAATTCAACCACTTTTATCAACGAACAAGAAGCTAGAAAGCGTTGACTGGATTTTTTCTGCACAGCGACCAAAACTGCACGCACTACGGCTACCGAAAATTAGCGAATGATTAAAAATGGTGGCGATTGTCATCGGCCGGCTTTAATTTTTGAGGAACGAGAGTGAAAAACGGGCCGATTTCGGTCGTGTTTCTGAAGGGTCTCTCTCTGTTGCTACACACTAATTTACATTCACAAAAAATCGGTGTGATGTttgataagtgttttatttacaCGTAACAACCCTTCTGGTGTTTTTACCTTGTACGATTCTGATACAGGTGTACTATTACATCTATTACATCTATTATGTGGAAACAGGGGCCACCATGTTTTTGGACGAATCACACTCACATGTATGTTATATGTAGTACcgtaaatttgcatttttattttcgtaCGAAAGGAACATTCGAATTACCCTGTTTTagctttttcgaaaataaacgcGGCATTGTCcagtttatttcaaataattttcacTTGGgaaaattgggttgttcagctattcacggatttccgaatttttatatatcatctgaaagagtgtaattttctgagcaaaacgtgattttttaaaactttgtaTCATTATCTTTAGTTTTTTAAATGGAGAATGAAAAATTCGCTCttaatcgctacaatgacagttggtatatggacgATGGAACGATTTAGAGTGATTTTTTAATCTTAAAAAACTCTTTTAGGTGATATATCCAGcattccacgagcggtaatggagGACAGTGcccgcagcccattttgacgttttctgtaggtcaaggaattttcaatcgcagtaacggagtagaaaatataataacgtcgtaacgtagcatagcaacttcaacaaacaatgagcgttttgttatttaaatCTCTTCTTGCGCATGCGCGGGTCAAAATAAACAGAACTGTTTATTAAAGTTGCTATGCTGCGTTGCGAAATTATTATGTTTTTCACTCAGTTACTACGATTGAAAAATacccgacctacagaaaacgtcaataTGGGCTGCgtgtgcactgtccgccattaccgctcgtgaaaagctggaaagaaatccgtgaatagctaaacaacccataATTGAAATTTACTACACCGCATGCCAACATTAACCcgatttctttatttttgcGAAATACGTCTGTTTGAAAACCCACGCTAGGAACCCCTAAATTTGTATAACCCTATGCTAGCGTGTACTTCAAAAGCTGTCCAACGAAGCagaatcaaaacaaatcaaGTGCATTTTTGTTATGGATCGAAATCTAAATACCTTAACTAAAGGAAACTCCCTACAGCAAAGGTAAAATGCTGAAAACGGTAGACAAGTGTCCCGGTTTGTACTGTGGTCGATCTTTGCTGGAGAACTCGTCGCTTAGTGAGTGCGGAGCATGTTTACGTGGCTTCCGGGTGAACGAACAGTACCTCTGTGCTCCATGCCAGAATGATCTCAGTGAACACGACTGGCTGTATCTGGGATTTATGGCAATACTTCCGTTGATTATTCACTGGTTTTGCATTGATTTGAATGCCCAACAGCGGAAGTTCACCCGAGGTGAGCTGATTCTTCACGCGAGCGCCTGCATCGAAGTTCTGCTGTCTGCCTTCCTCACAATCCTGTTTACCGATCCGATCGGTGCGTTGCGGATTAATTCCTGCGGCGTACGGAAGCTATCCGATTGGTACACCTTGTTTCACAATCCGACGCCCAACTATGAGACGACGCTGTACTGCACGCAGGAAGCGGTTTACCCCTTGCAGACTATGattttccttttctacctgtTTTGTATCACCTTCATGATGATAATTCGGCCGCTGCTCAACATTAGATTTCTTCCGTTCCGTGGAAAAATGGCCGTCTATTATGCGTTATACATCTTTCCTATTCTCTCGTTGCTGCATGCAGTGGCGGGAGGTCTTATTTGTGAGTAGTATCAAATAATTAGAGAAAATGTAGTCGAAAAACACTTCTCTTTTCAGATTATTCATTTCCTTACCTAAGTATTGTGATTTCGGTTGTTTCAAACGCGTTACACTTCTCGATTAAACTGGATCAAACGATGAAATCTCTCCTGGAAACGTCCGTTACCCAGATGCGCAATGTGACCATAATTCGTACGTATTTTACTGGAACTTCAGCTGAATTATTCTCCCAGTTACCGCTCTGTTTGTTTTTAGTCGGTCATTGGCTTCTGCTAGCGTACGGTATTATTTCAATACCTTATGATATTTCCTACTTTTCGCTAATGCTCGTTCCGGTGCCAGCTCTGTTTTACATATTCACCGCAAAATACACCCATCCGGATAATTTTAAGTAATGGTAAGCAAGTAATATACGAGATAATTTATTGTATGTGATAAATTGATAGCAGCGATACAGTTGTACATATCGGCAGtcatttattaaatttttaatgtctaaAACATTCGAAAGTCATCGTAAAATCTATCTGTTTTTACATTgatacgattttttgttaaaacaaCATTTGTccagtaaaaaaatgcaaagaaATGTACGAAAAACTGTTTTCCTAAATTTAGGAAAATTATGCTAGAATTATcgcagagaattttttttcttagaattaaattttattcaaaatagtTGCCTCAGAAAGCGATACTGCTATTTtgtaacttttttgaagcctACCAAAATGGTTTCAAACCCAACACGGCGAAGATTTTTCTTAAATCCTGAATCTCTCCAGCGATTATTCTCACAATGCATGTAAAGCCATGGGTATCTCAATGTAAACACATATGTCGTtgtttttatcaatttgtgacacggtgcaatttttttatgaaatggcAATTGTTTATCCTACATGTGAAGCTATTTTTTGAGATTCCATCCTTTAATCACATCAACAACATTATATTGTTAACGCTGATGATTGTTTGCCCATTCGAGAAATAACCGATCTTTCCATACGCAACCCAGAATACATCGTGCCGTGTCGAATAAACTCTAAGCTATCAATTGGTGAGCTCTGGCCcacacaagttcctatctcagtACCTACTTCTAGCATATTCTACCATACCGGTACAACTGGAGATAACCACAACAGACAGAATCTAAAATCACATTTTAATTGATGGAAGACATTTTCCGGTTGTCAATGACATCCCCTACCGTCACCCGCTGCAGTATGATCTAGAGCGATTTGAACTCCCCGAAGTCGTCGAAGTATCTACGTGTAAAGCCTTGAGACAGCTTTGCCGGATGAAGAAGAGCTCATTGATGCCTCTCCAAGAGACTGCTGGAGTAATGTAAAAGCAGCCATTAACAGCGCAGCGGAAGGTGCTATTGGGTTCATCGAAACGTAATCGACGTAATGACTGGTTCGACGAAGGATGTCAGATGATTCTAGATGAGAAGAATGCAgcattgatgctgcagcaaAGGACCCATGATGCAATATAAACAGGAACAAAGACAGTAGACCCATCTTTACCGGGACAAAAAGCGCTTTCTGTACCTTTCTAAGGAAACACGTAAATTCTACAAGAAACCGAACGCAGTCCGTGCAGGCTTTGTGCCGACAGCCGAAATGGAGCAATCTTGATGGATGATCGTGACGATATCGAGCACTACAAGGAACACCTGCTCCAATAGGTTGGTTTCTTGTGTGCATCAGCTGAAAGCCGGaatctgggatacagaacagatACAGGAGAAGTGGAAGGAGGGAGTTATATGCCCAATATAAAAGAagacaacggaccaaatcttcacgcTGCAGTAGATCATCCCTGTCGCGAATATCAGGTCCCCACAAAacacctattcatcgatttaAAGGCCGCTTACGATACTATCGACCGCGTAGAgctaaggggccgttcaataattacgtaagcatatttttccactgtttatacccccctccccccttgtaagacatcgtaagattttttgataccccccctcccccctagtaagatcttactatatatgacatatatagatttttattatagttttattattctgaagcaagcacaatacttcGTTTCTTCTTTTGTTCCTAATTCGAGTTAATATTCCTtccgtaattttctttttatgaattttaccaTCCATACTTTCATCAACATGGTTTTTTGAATAGTtccattaacaatgtttttcttacgtaagataatcaattcaccccctccctcccctgtaagatagcgtaagaaaattgcacacccTCCTCCCCactatttgcttacgtaattattgaacggcccctaaggAAAAAACCATGAACGAAAATgatttccctgcgaaactaacaagactggtcaaggccacgatggattagcgaacctatacattagagaaatgacaagacactcaccgttaaggcaactgtcaacatcaaaacggataacggcaatgcaaaattatacagatcgcccgttttgatgttgacagctgccttaacggtgagtgtctcggcgtctctctggtgtataggctaactacgatggatggtgtacagtgTTATGTGAGGATTTCGGGTGCGTTATCAAGCACGTTTGAAATATGCAAGGGACTTCGGCATGGCAACGGTCTTTCCTGCCTCCTGTTTAACATTACTGTTGATGGTGTTATGAAACGTGCGGCCTTTAACATGCGGTCACGATCTTCAGTAAATCCAGACAGTTCATCGGTTTCGCTGACGACGTGGATCTTGTCGAAAAGACGTTCcaggcggttgctgaacagtacacgAAGGTGAACATGAAGCAGAAAACGTTAAAGACCAAATTATCTACCAGCAGGGGGAActcgcataggcagtagcgtCGTTGATGAATAATTGGTAACGTCaaacaacaactgcagcagaggaATGCGCCGATGTATAGTAGCtagaagtcgtgcctactacggacCCCACGATACCTTAAGGTTTGGTAAACTTCGCCCCTGTACCAAGTGAACCATGTACCTGACGCTTGTAAGACCGGTAGTTTTCTACGGGCACGGAACGTGAACAATACTCGAGGAGAACTTGCAAGCACtggccgttttcgaacgacgtgtgcttaggaccaTCTTCGGCGCAGCGtgtgaggatggcgtatggaggcaaagaatgaaccacgagctggcgtaactctacggcgaaccctATTATAAAAAAGTCGCTAAAGTTGGAAGGGAACAATGGACGAAACATGTTATCAGAATGACAGACAACAATCCCGCAACAATAGCGGTTGTCTCGAATCACGAATAATTAAACCATAACTTTTTTAGCCGAGTGCTGCGTTTTTTCACCCTCTAGATTTGGGTTGGGTTCTAAGACTGACGTGTTTTAATAGAACCCCTCAAGTGGTTTTGAGCGCAGTAAGATAGGTCCTGAAACGGAAAATCATCAggacattaaatttcaatttgaagtaaaaatgtttacGGGTGAAAACTCAAATCCCACGTAGCAAATTGGAGCTGGATATGTCGACGGAAGAGTCATTGAATCTGGAAGCATTTGAGTCAGCAAAAGCTTTGTGGCACTGCCGGCAATTGAGAAGCTGCGAGAAAAGGAGAATTATTCGACGCGGTCTTTCGCTATGCGGATGATTTTAATCCACGAAGGAAGACACTTGAAGGTGATGACGAAGGCGTTGAAATTACAGACTCTGGTCCCAATTTGCTTAAGTCTGGAAGGCTATAACTACAGCCTAGTGTAGGATGCAGCAAACGTGAAGCTAGCGTGGAAGACGGTGGCATCCGCTTTCTGGGACAGCGGGTTGACCAGAAAAACCGGTTTGCTTCGAAAGTTTACGCCGGCTCGGCTGATCAACTGTACTAGCGTTAACGACTATATGACCACGAGCCACAACCTCGCATTCGTTGGTTTCAAGGTGAATGACTACTGGCTTGCGGTGATTTTGCTGATGGGACTTCCTGAATAGTACGGCGGAGTCGATAAAGGCGAAAAACCTACAGGACGTAAAATTTATTTGGGGTTCGGGTTCGGTTAGCTGCTGCACAGAAGTGCTCTGCCTAGCAAGGCAAGCCGCGAAAAACATACTGAACTAATGAACGGTGGAATAGGTAAGGAATTATGCTACAAATTTGAAAAGCCAAGTGGTGTTTCGATTCGGTGCCTCCATCCATTTGGCGTGGAAGAATTATTGCTACGGTTGCCATGGATCATGAGGTCGGAACAGTAAACAACAGCACAGACCCGTTGTGAAGGGAACAGTCTCGATAGAAACTTCGGAAAGAAGTGTGGATGTTGCTAATGTATTAAAAATTTCGGACCTAGCAACCAATTTACTGTCTGTTAGCACTAATAACAAGCGCGGGAACAAGGTGGTGCTCACGGCGAACAAATCCTTGTCATCACCGGAGTAGAAGAGCCGTGTTGACCGGCCGGAAAAATCATTTCTGGTAAGAAACATGGTAAAGCAAAGACCTTTCGgctttaaaaagttaaaagtttaaaaaactCAAGGAAGTCGATCTCAAAGATGGAATCGAATTAAAGAATGAAGCCCTCGTTGATTGCGAGTTGTGTCTTACCGTTAAGCTGGCACGATTTCCGTTTTCTTCCAGTGATTCAAGAGCGAAGGAACTGCTAAAGCTGGTGCACTCCGATCTAGGTGGCCCTTAGGGGTGTCATCGTTTGGAGGGAGTCGCTACTTCGTTAGGATTGTGGACGATGCCAGCAAAAAGGTGAACGTGTACTTGCTCGAACGGAAAAACCAAGTTCTGGAAGTATTTTAGAAGTTCAAAGCTAGAGCTGAGAGACAAAGCGGGACGAAGTTGATGATTTTGCGTACTGACAATGGGACAGAGTACGTCAACAAAGGAGTCAAACAACGTGTTCGTATACACCTGTGCAAAATGGTGTTGCGGAACGTATGAACCGAACATTGGTGTAGAAAGCACGATGCATGCTCAATGATGCGAGATTTAGTAAGCAGTTTTAGGCGGAAGCAATCTCAACTGCTGCTCAACTGCTGGGAGACAAAACACCGGAGGAAGCGTGGTCGGGGAATAAGCCAAATCTGCAGCAATGAAACGCGTACCGAAAGGGAAAAGAAAGAAGTTCGACTCCAAGGCAAGGCAAGACAGGCTATCTTTGTTGGCTATTGTGATAACACGAAAAGGTTATCGTCTCGCCGAAGGTGCAATGAGTGCAAAAGCAACGTGTGACCAAAACGTACACCCGGTGAAACTCATGGAGCTTCAATTAGAAGAGTTACTGGTGCCAAACAGCATTGCGGATATGACCAATGAAGGTCAACAAAATGCCGCAGTTGGCGTAGTCTCGGACGATGAAAACCAGAGCACCGAAAAATTTATTGGCAAGCATGAAGAATTTATTGGATATGGACTATATTCTGGTGATAGCCTTTCCCCCCAGTTACCTTCTGATTCAACCAACGGAGACTTTGCGATGAACGATCCGAAAACCTAGGAAGCGGTTCTACAGAGTCTGACCGGGATCATTGGATTCAAGCAATGAACGATGAATTGATGCCGCTAAACGAGAACAACACGTGGGTGTTGACAGACCTATGGGTGTTCAAAACGAAGCGGGGTCCTGATGGGGTCATTCAATGGTACAAAGCTCGTTTCGTCATTAAAGGATGCTCACAGAGGCCAGGTCTCGATTACGATGAGGTGTACTCTCCTGTGGTGCGATATGCGACGATTCATTACCTCATGGCACGGGCAGTCAAGTTCGATCTGGACATCGATCAGATGGATGCCTCAATGGCTTTTTTGCAAGGAGGGCTGAGAAAGCAGAAGATCTACATACTGCAACCACAGAGTATCGATCAACGAAATGAGAAGGTTGAAGAAAGCGCTCTATGGTCTGAAGCAGACAAACAGAGTATAGTATGCGGTAGTGTTCTCAAGAAGCTCGGTCTGATTCGTTCTTCACTAAACTGTTGCTTGTATTGGGTGATTTCTGAAAGTAAAACGATGTTCGTCACCATTTATGTTGAGATTTGAAGCAGAAGCTGAAGATATATCCGGGTTAGCAGTTCAAAACGAAGGATTTCGGTGAAGCCAAATTCTGTCTGAGTATCCGGATTACAATGAATCAAGCAGAATGTAATCTGAGGCATGATCAACAAGCTTACATCGAGGAATTGTTGACCAAAGCACAATTTGTATCAACGCTCGCAGAACCAAGTATACGACT from Wyeomyia smithii strain HCP4-BCI-WySm-NY-G18 chromosome 3, ASM2978416v1, whole genome shotgun sequence encodes the following:
- the LOC129727618 gene encoding JNK1/MAPK8-associated membrane protein → MLKTVDKCPGLYCGRSLLENSSLSECGACLRGFRVNEQYLCAPCQNDLSEHDWLYLGFMAILPLIIHWFCIDLNAQQRKFTRGELILHASACIEVLLSAFLTILFTDPIGALRINSCGVRKLSDWYTLFHNPTPNYETTLYCTQEAVYPLQTMIFLFYLFCITFMMIIRPLLNIRFLPFRGKMAVYYALYIFPILSLLHAVAGGLIYYSFPYLSIVISVVSNALHFSIKLDQTMKSLLETSVTQMRNVTIILGHWLLLAYGIISIPYDISYFSLMLVPVPALFYIFTAKYTHPDNFK
- the LOC129727611 gene encoding heterogeneous nuclear ribonucleoprotein M; the encoded protein is MDNDNNDQNNRDRSRRSDRGRNNSRYSNDRDRSRDRDRSDCRRIYVSNVPYEYRWQDLKDLFRKEVGDVSFVELFHDESNKPRGCGIVEFEKAEHVQLALDKMNRFDINGRQLVIKEDYGNERDKYGRVVPKSFRGNERDGGNDNRRRDRDDDRISGRDDGVGFNPDFNTYGLSIKFLEGLGIQGPLHTRIFIANLDYKVDAKKLKQVFKLAGKVQNVDLSVDKDGNSRGFAVIEYDHPVEAVQAISMFDHQMLFDRRMTVRLDRVLEKGELNRLPEGLKGVGIGLGPNGEPLKDVARNLPSLQQNNQLQNNSIQNAAPTPVQPPLAGNLLGAAGSNLSGLNSNLAAQLSSVVGLSNLTGNLQNSILSNAAAAGLSNLTGLGNLGAAAGAGGLGGGGLAGLGGSGASALAGLGSLGGGGGGGGGNDSGLGGGNFNQNYSSGAFGGSGGGGGNRGNDYDLGSSNVRNYSTAPNDDYGRNYGNINNGNRKVSDTIIIRNMPSSWTWQTLRDKFRDVGEVKFAEIRGQDTGVVRFAKERDAEVAIKLMDGSRFDGRTVDVTFF